TTTGCATAAAGGTTGAGATAGGTTTCAAGCTGTTTGGAATCCACGCGGATAAGATTGCGCTCCTCTAGCATTTGCGATAAAAGCGGTTTGTTTTCTAGGGCAATTTTTACAGCTTTTGTTAGCATTTGCTCGCAAGTAATTGCTACGCTTAAAGGAAGTGAGCGACGGATACACATTCCCCCAAGTGGTAAGGGTAAATCTTGTTTATTTAGCTCACACCAAATGTCCCAAATCTCTCTTTCTACTTCTAGGCTCTCATCGTAATGCAAAATGGACTCGTGAATTAAAACACCCGCATCTACTTCATCATTTAACACAGCTTTTTCAATATCTAGGAAGTTTTTATATATAATTTTAGCGTTTGGATAGGCGATTTTAAAGAGCATTGCATTTGTTGTGTGCGCGCCACTTAAGGCAACTTTGAAATTAGATTTTAAGAGCTTGTTTTTTTTCTTAATGAGTTTTGGACCATAGCCGCTTCCAAAACTAACGCCAGTTCTTAGCAAACATTGTTCTTGGAATAAAAGAGGATAAACTCCAAAAGAAATAGCAGAAATATCAAGCGCACCTTGTAGCGCCTTTTCATTTAGCGTTTGAATATCTAGTGCTACATTGTTAAACGCAATGTTTTCGTGGCTTACCCAGCCAAATGCGATTGCATAATACATAAACAAATCATCAGCATCAGGGGAATGTCCTATCTGTAATACGCGCATTTTTGCTCCTTTTGTGGGATTTTATTTAAAGTTAGCTTACAAGGGATTGAATTGCCTTGATGACTAGATTTGGCGTGAGTGCGCGCATACATTTATGGTAATCTTTGGAATCTTTTGGGAGCGGGCAAGTGCGCTGCATACAAGGCATACAAGGGAGTTTTTGCTCTAGAGTTTCTAAAGAGATAATGTGTGCTTTTGGAGCGTTAAATGGGGAGGTTTCTTGGGTATTTGTTGGGCCAAAAAGAGCTAAAGTTGGAATCCTTAATGCTGCTGCTATATGCATAGGACCGCTATCATTTGTGAGCAAAAAATCTAAATGTGAAAAATATGAGATAAGCTGTGGGATTGTAGTTTGTCCGCTTAAATTTAAAAGAGAATCACTGGTTTGTAAATCTTTTGGCAAATGCGTTAGAATAGCTGTGTTAATGGGGGCTTCACTTTCTACACCAAAGAGTAAAATTTTGTAATCTTGCTCAAGT
The Helicobacter winghamensis ATCC BAA-430 DNA segment above includes these coding regions:
- a CDS encoding menaquinone biosynthesis family protein, which encodes MRVLQIGHSPDADDLFMYYAIAFGWVSHENIAFNNVALDIQTLNEKALQGALDISAISFGVYPLLFQEQCLLRTGVSFGSGYGPKLIKKKNKLLKSNFKVALSGAHTTNAMLFKIAYPNAKIIYKNFLDIEKAVLNDEVDAGVLIHESILHYDESLEVEREIWDIWCELNKQDLPLPLGGMCIRRSLPLSVAITCEQMLTKAVKIALENKPLLSQMLEERNLIRVDSKQLETYLNLYANNDSITLSQTQLNAINALFKIGYDYKIYSQILSVEDCLIPLEYTNFRDS